Proteins co-encoded in one Aethina tumida isolate Nest 87 chromosome 7, icAetTumi1.1, whole genome shotgun sequence genomic window:
- the LOC109597698 gene encoding uncharacterized protein LOC109597698, whose product MRRSKYEIITVILLLNCTLLACAVRKRSPLEHGSASLFNLPSHLPKDNIERAQLKASLDKTEGKNSYVWVPGHVYHHAFIPGHLHHVFVPRVVVARTLFLNRENGEHLYGGFGVGSSVGGQGAGHGYQIVFNNI is encoded by the exons ATGCGCCGGTCAAAGTATGAG ATTATCACCGTGATCCTTCTATTAAACTGCACGTTATTGGCCTGTGCAGTACGCAAACGTTCACCACTCGAACACGGCTCTGCCTCGCTGTTCAATCTGCCCTCTCATCTTCCCAAAGATAATATCGAAAGAGCTCAACTAAAAGCATCCCTTGACAAAACGGAAGGGAAGAACTCCTACGTCTGGGTACCAGGTCACGTGTATCATCACGCTTTCATTCCTGGACATTTGCATCATGTATTCGTGCCAAGAGTGGTGGTGGCCAGAACGTTGTTCCTGAATCGGGAAAACGGGGAACATCTTTATGGAGGTTTCGGTGTGGGTTCTTCGGTTGGAGGCCAAGGAGCCGGGCACGGATatcaaa